A window of the Myxococcus fulvus genome harbors these coding sequences:
- a CDS encoding sensor histidine kinase: MLETTGTTETYRPRVLAVDVKSEGMERLCSILAPAGYDVLPAGGAHAHQPADLVLLDVERPGTDGLAAYRRLQAELRGPPVPVLMLTRRADRQTRRQVLEAGVDDLLTTEPLDPLELKVRVHTLLELKAHRERGGQRAEELLDPRTRWVEMERLARVGTLAADVAQNLGHIGEGLQRALGHVRERAVQGLPPDAEELKKLGVAGEQMRLYGQHLLSLGPTNPKDIQRFDLRELVPAVVERLRDNGRLLTAEVTVVLPEDPIAVVFNRRQLEQVLVELLANAAEAVECVMDRPRRIHVGVEMPDMFGDFGPRLFVKDTGIGIFEDELQAVFEPYYTTKPPEKGAGLGLTVARALVESMGGKLTVQSRVNLGSTFTVELPEQTSSW; this comes from the coding sequence ATGCTGGAGACGACGGGAACGACCGAGACGTATCGCCCCCGCGTGTTGGCGGTGGACGTGAAGTCAGAAGGCATGGAGCGGCTGTGCTCCATCCTGGCCCCGGCGGGCTATGACGTGCTGCCGGCGGGCGGGGCACACGCCCATCAGCCCGCGGACCTGGTGCTCCTGGACGTGGAGCGGCCGGGGACGGACGGGCTCGCGGCCTATCGCCGGCTCCAGGCGGAGCTGCGCGGGCCTCCGGTGCCGGTGCTGATGCTGACGCGGCGGGCGGACCGCCAGACGCGGCGTCAGGTGCTCGAGGCCGGGGTGGATGATCTGCTCACCACCGAGCCGTTGGACCCGCTGGAGCTGAAGGTCCGCGTGCACACGCTCCTGGAGCTCAAGGCGCACCGCGAGCGCGGTGGCCAGCGGGCCGAGGAGCTGCTGGACCCGCGCACCCGCTGGGTGGAGATGGAGCGGCTGGCGCGCGTGGGCACGCTGGCGGCGGACGTGGCGCAGAACCTGGGCCACATCGGCGAGGGCCTCCAGCGGGCGCTGGGGCACGTGCGCGAGCGCGCGGTGCAGGGCCTGCCGCCCGACGCCGAGGAGCTCAAGAAGCTGGGCGTGGCGGGCGAGCAGATGCGGCTGTACGGCCAGCACCTGCTGTCGCTGGGCCCCACCAACCCCAAGGACATCCAGCGCTTCGACTTGCGGGAGCTGGTTCCCGCGGTGGTGGAGCGCCTGCGGGACAACGGCCGGCTGCTGACCGCCGAGGTGACGGTGGTGCTGCCGGAGGACCCCATCGCGGTGGTGTTCAACCGCCGTCAGCTGGAGCAGGTGCTGGTGGAGCTGCTCGCCAACGCGGCCGAGGCGGTGGAGTGCGTGATGGACCGTCCGCGCCGCATCCACGTGGGCGTGGAGATGCCGGACATGTTCGGCGACTTCGGCCCGCGCCTCTTCGTGAAGGACACGGGCATCGGCATCTTCGAGGACGAGCTGCAGGCCGTCTTCGAGCCCTACTACACGACGAAGCCGCCGGAGAAGGGCGCCGGGCTGGGCCTCACCGTGGCGCGCGCCCTGGTGGAGTCCATGGGCGGCAAGCTCACGGTGCAGAGCCGGGTCAACCTGGGCAGCACCTTCACGGTGGAGCTGCCCGAGCAGACGTCCTCCTGGTAG
- a CDS encoding phospho-sugar mutase, with protein MSDSGLRERAEAWRLADPDPTTAEELTRLLAANDEAELADRFVGDLEFGTAGLRGVLGAGPNRMNRAVVRRTTAGLARYLKEQVPDVATRGVVVGRDARRLSAELAEDTAAVLAAEGIPAHVFPEPVPTPLTAYACLNLNAAAAIMVTASHNPPEYNGYKVYWGNGAQIIPPHDTGIAAAIAKVEPANRVPLLTPDAARKQGLWRDLPDSMGDEYLRAILGLRVHKKGSPTLSIVYTAMHGVGGVWAERALRDAGFPRFTPVAEQQQPDGRFPTVRFPNPEEPGAMDLSRATAERVKADLVLANDPDADRLAVMARESMGGLRMLTGNEVGVLLGHYLLTQGTKRARPHVVTTIVSSTQLGDIARSLDAAYDEVLTGFKWIANRALEREQAEGTQFVFGYEEALGYTAGTVTRDKDGVGAALVMADLAAWCEARGTTVLGYLEEIQRKHGLYVGAQRNVTLPGAAGAQAIRGIMDAFRARPPSHVGGEAVRAVLDYQRGVNGLPPSNVLALELEGGGRVTLRPSGTEPKIKYYFERKETPAAGEPLAQARARAESRLTAFIDAFIALARERGQPT; from the coding sequence ATGAGCGACAGCGGATTGAGAGAGCGGGCGGAGGCGTGGCGCCTGGCGGACCCGGACCCCACCACCGCCGAGGAGCTGACGCGGCTGCTCGCCGCGAATGACGAGGCGGAGCTGGCGGACCGCTTCGTGGGCGATCTGGAGTTCGGCACCGCGGGCCTGCGCGGCGTGCTGGGCGCCGGTCCCAACCGGATGAACCGCGCCGTGGTGCGCCGCACCACCGCGGGCCTGGCGCGCTACCTCAAGGAGCAGGTCCCGGACGTCGCCACCCGAGGCGTGGTGGTGGGACGGGACGCGCGCCGCTTGAGCGCGGAGCTGGCCGAGGACACCGCCGCGGTGCTCGCCGCCGAGGGAATCCCCGCGCACGTCTTCCCCGAGCCCGTGCCCACGCCGCTCACCGCGTACGCGTGCCTGAACCTCAACGCCGCGGCCGCCATCATGGTGACGGCCAGCCACAATCCACCCGAGTACAACGGTTACAAGGTGTACTGGGGCAACGGCGCGCAAATCATCCCCCCGCACGACACGGGCATCGCCGCGGCCATCGCGAAGGTGGAGCCCGCCAACCGGGTGCCGCTGCTCACGCCGGACGCCGCGCGGAAGCAGGGCCTGTGGCGCGACCTGCCGGACTCGATGGGCGATGAGTACCTGCGCGCCATCCTGGGCCTGCGCGTGCACAAGAAGGGCTCGCCGACATTGTCCATCGTCTACACGGCGATGCACGGCGTGGGCGGCGTCTGGGCGGAGCGGGCCCTGCGCGACGCGGGCTTCCCGCGCTTCACCCCGGTGGCCGAGCAGCAGCAGCCGGATGGGCGCTTCCCCACGGTGCGCTTCCCCAACCCGGAGGAGCCCGGCGCCATGGACCTGTCGCGCGCCACCGCCGAGCGCGTGAAGGCGGACCTGGTGCTCGCCAATGACCCGGACGCGGACCGGCTGGCCGTCATGGCCCGCGAGTCCATGGGCGGCCTGCGCATGCTCACCGGCAACGAGGTGGGCGTGCTGCTGGGACACTACCTGCTGACGCAGGGGACGAAGCGCGCGCGCCCGCACGTGGTCACCACCATCGTCTCCTCCACGCAGCTGGGCGACATCGCCCGCTCGCTGGACGCGGCCTATGACGAGGTGCTCACGGGCTTCAAGTGGATCGCCAACCGCGCGCTGGAGCGCGAGCAGGCCGAGGGCACGCAGTTCGTCTTCGGCTACGAGGAGGCGCTCGGCTACACCGCCGGCACCGTGACGCGCGACAAGGACGGCGTCGGCGCGGCGCTCGTCATGGCGGACCTGGCCGCGTGGTGCGAGGCGCGAGGCACCACGGTGCTCGGCTACCTGGAGGAGATTCAGCGCAAGCACGGCCTCTACGTCGGCGCCCAGCGCAACGTCACGCTGCCGGGCGCGGCAGGAGCGCAGGCCATCCGCGGCATCATGGACGCGTTCCGCGCCCGGCCTCCCTCCCACGTCGGCGGCGAGGCGGTGCGCGCGGTGCTCGACTACCAGCGCGGCGTCAACGGCCTGCCTCCCTCGAACGTGCTCGCGCTGGAGTTGGAGGGCGGCGGCCGCGTCACCCTGCGGCCGTCCGGCACCGAGCCGAAAATCAAATACTACTTCGAGCGCAAGGAGACGCCCGCCGCGGGCGAGCCCCTGGCGCAGGCCCGCGCACGCGCCGAGTCCCGGCTGACCGCCTTCATCGACGCCTTCATCGCCCTGGCCCGTGAGCGGGGCCAACCCACCTGA
- a CDS encoding TraR/DksA family transcriptional regulator yields MNAKQRDELKALLLALHSELTEKVPAKIEPNRTDDARIGGDEDEQPLNEMMQAIASNRNRNMDGVLARVLKALGKLRDEPDSFGDCEECGDEIPLGRLRAMPYAELCVTCQGGKDGPKGRATRRKLTDYS; encoded by the coding sequence ATGAACGCGAAACAGCGAGACGAGCTCAAGGCCCTGCTGCTGGCGCTGCACTCCGAGCTGACGGAGAAGGTGCCGGCGAAGATAGAGCCCAACCGCACCGACGATGCGCGCATCGGTGGGGACGAGGACGAGCAGCCCCTCAACGAGATGATGCAGGCCATCGCCTCCAACCGGAACCGGAACATGGACGGCGTGCTGGCCCGCGTGCTCAAGGCCTTGGGCAAGCTGCGCGATGAGCCGGACTCCTTCGGAGACTGCGAGGAGTGCGGCGACGAGATTCCGCTCGGTCGCCTCAGGGCCATGCCCTACGCCGAGCTGTGCGTCACGTGCCAGGGCGGCAAGGACGGCCCCAAGGGGCGCGCCACCCGCCGCAAGCTCACCGACTACTCCTGA
- the deoC gene encoding deoxyribose-phosphate aldolase has protein sequence MSDSKDLSKFVEEFADQVRRHVSSWTATREDSPGEFPVDLAPPATARVDPASIRSAADLAPYIDHTLLKPEARAEDVAKVAREAREHGFATVCVNSAQVATAAKVLAGSKTVPIAVVGFPLGASLSSAKAFEAREAIRAGAREIDMVLNVGALKAREHALVFQDIRAVVDACRPVPVKVILETSLLTDEEKVFGCLLSKSAGAAFVKTSTGFGSGGATVEDVALMRLTVGEGVGVKASGGIRSSEDALKMLRAGANRLGASASVAIVNGQVSTAKY, from the coding sequence ATGTCCGACTCCAAGGACCTCTCCAAGTTCGTCGAGGAGTTCGCCGACCAGGTCCGCCGCCACGTGTCCTCGTGGACGGCCACCCGGGAGGACTCGCCCGGCGAGTTTCCTGTCGACCTCGCTCCGCCCGCCACGGCCCGCGTGGACCCGGCCTCCATCCGCTCGGCCGCGGACCTGGCGCCGTACATCGACCACACGCTGCTCAAGCCCGAGGCCCGCGCCGAGGACGTGGCGAAGGTGGCCCGCGAGGCGCGTGAGCACGGCTTCGCCACCGTGTGCGTGAACAGCGCGCAGGTGGCCACCGCGGCGAAGGTGCTCGCCGGCTCCAAGACGGTGCCCATCGCCGTGGTGGGCTTCCCCCTGGGCGCCAGCCTCTCCTCGGCCAAGGCGTTCGAGGCGCGCGAGGCCATCCGCGCCGGCGCGCGCGAAATCGACATGGTGCTCAACGTCGGCGCGCTCAAGGCGCGCGAGCACGCGCTCGTGTTCCAGGACATCCGCGCGGTGGTGGACGCGTGCCGTCCGGTGCCGGTGAAGGTCATCCTGGAGACGTCGCTGCTCACCGACGAGGAGAAGGTCTTCGGCTGCCTGCTGTCGAAGTCCGCGGGCGCCGCCTTCGTGAAGACCTCCACGGGCTTCGGCTCGGGCGGGGCGACGGTGGAGGACGTGGCGCTGATGCGGCTGACGGTGGGCGAGGGCGTCGGCGTGAAGGCTTCCGGCGGCATCCGCTCCTCCGAGGACGCGCTGAAGATGCTGCGCGCGGGCGCCAACCGACTGGGTGCGTCCGCGTCGGTGGCCATCGTCAACGGGCAGGTCTCCACCGCGAAGTACTGA
- a CDS encoding ComEC/Rec2 family competence protein, with protein sequence MSRLRWFRLLVLLLAALPGLAAGLPSPLTATSDKPLTVHFLDVGQGDAALVISPTGKTVLIDGGPPEARERLNKRLRELVNGPLDLVILTHPHLDHLGGLAQTLRTLGARRFMDPGFDHPSEAYRDLLDVVGDTVGQVMNPEPNPSSPNGLLTIGLGEGVSLSVLWPRAPKEPFLVGTRSDANSNSIVAKLTYGRTSFLLVGDAEPDTEGMLLKKGLDLSTTVLKVAHHGGRHSSTAAFLAAAKPQAAVISCGAKNDYGHPAPETLERLGAVGAHVLRTDRDGEVVAASDGHTVTLRTHGGDGAMVVVSGGQGLAPSVAVPAATPDTKRPGPGPRQSRDDTGGASSRGGSEGQERYIGLKGSKVFHRETCSTLKRSKSERTVYSNREAALRERRPSEDCHP encoded by the coding sequence ATGTCCCGTCTCCGCTGGTTCCGTCTCCTCGTCCTCCTGCTCGCCGCGCTGCCGGGTCTCGCCGCGGGCCTGCCCTCCCCCCTCACCGCGACGTCCGACAAGCCGCTGACGGTCCACTTCCTCGACGTGGGCCAGGGCGACGCGGCCCTCGTCATCTCACCCACGGGCAAGACGGTGCTCATCGACGGCGGCCCGCCCGAGGCGCGCGAGCGGCTCAACAAGCGCCTGCGTGAGCTGGTGAACGGCCCGCTGGACCTGGTCATCCTCACGCACCCGCACCTGGACCACCTGGGAGGGCTCGCGCAAACCCTGCGCACCCTCGGCGCACGGCGGTTCATGGACCCCGGCTTCGACCACCCCAGCGAGGCGTACCGCGACCTGCTGGATGTCGTCGGAGACACGGTGGGCCAGGTGATGAACCCGGAGCCGAACCCCTCGTCTCCCAACGGCCTGCTCACCATCGGACTGGGTGAGGGCGTCTCGCTCAGCGTGCTCTGGCCGCGCGCGCCCAAGGAGCCCTTCCTCGTCGGCACGCGCTCGGACGCGAACTCCAACTCCATCGTCGCGAAGCTGACGTATGGACGGACGTCCTTCCTGCTCGTCGGCGACGCGGAGCCGGACACGGAGGGCATGCTGCTCAAGAAGGGGTTGGACCTGAGCACCACCGTGCTGAAGGTGGCGCACCACGGAGGCCGTCACTCCTCCACGGCCGCGTTCCTCGCCGCCGCGAAGCCCCAGGCCGCCGTCATCTCCTGCGGGGCGAAGAACGACTACGGCCACCCCGCACCGGAGACGCTGGAGCGCCTGGGCGCGGTGGGCGCGCACGTGCTGCGCACGGACCGGGACGGCGAGGTGGTGGCCGCCAGCGATGGCCACACCGTCACGCTGCGCACCCACGGAGGCGACGGCGCCATGGTGGTGGTGTCCGGCGGCCAGGGGCTCGCTCCCTCCGTCGCCGTCCCCGCCGCGACGCCCGACACGAAACGTCCGGGGCCGGGTCCGCGACAATCCCGCGACGACACGGGTGGAGCCTCGTCCCGAGGCGGCTCCGAGGGCCAGGAGCGCTACATCGGCCTCAAGGGCAGCAAGGTATTCCACCGCGAGACGTGCTCCACCCTGAAGCGTTCCAAGTCGGAGCGCACCGTGTATTCGAACCGCGAAGCCGCCCTGCGCGAGCGTCGCCCCTCCGAGGATTGCCATCCATGA
- a CDS encoding MBL fold metallo-hydrolase yields the protein MSSRLLALLGTLLVLGACKEPAPDPAARAPEARRYFGAAPDGKLRVYFFDVGQGDAALIVAPNGTTVLVDSGPEGASRHLVNRLPELLTKPLDLVVLTHPHVDHHGALDAVLRRVGARQLMEPQLPTAPPDYDALLTKLGERRVQVVSPAPPTSTPNSPQRINLGDGVSLTILWPRAPSEPLLDAPTAALEVNSIIMRLSYGETSVLFTGDALAQTEEYLLAREVPVQSTLLKVGAHGLDTATTAPFLTRVGARAAVISVGAGNAFKAPAPATLERLKAAHLEVFRTDEHGEVQVVSDGKSLVISPQRLKQGTPSDMRYTLVGQGPTPLPDFWAGKPLVEKKPVVEEAPVEPVKATETPADPPKAERNNKKYKGPYHASRKRRLFHIPDCDGARKIHDENLIVYKTREEAAREREPARDCNP from the coding sequence ATGAGTTCGCGCCTACTCGCCCTGCTGGGCACCCTGCTCGTCCTGGGGGCCTGCAAGGAGCCCGCGCCGGACCCCGCCGCCCGAGCCCCGGAGGCCCGGCGCTACTTCGGCGCGGCCCCGGATGGGAAGCTGCGCGTCTACTTCTTCGACGTGGGCCAGGGGGATGCGGCGCTCATCGTGGCGCCCAACGGCACCACGGTGCTGGTGGACTCGGGCCCGGAGGGCGCCTCCCGGCACCTGGTGAACCGCCTGCCGGAGCTGCTCACCAAGCCCCTGGACCTGGTGGTCCTCACGCATCCCCACGTGGACCACCACGGCGCGCTGGACGCTGTGCTGCGCCGGGTGGGGGCTCGCCAGTTGATGGAGCCGCAGTTGCCCACCGCGCCGCCGGACTACGACGCGCTGCTCACGAAGCTCGGCGAGCGCCGGGTCCAGGTCGTCTCCCCCGCGCCCCCCACGTCCACGCCCAACTCGCCCCAGCGCATCAACCTGGGGGATGGCGTGTCGCTGACCATCCTGTGGCCGCGCGCGCCCAGCGAGCCGCTGCTGGACGCGCCCACGGCCGCGCTGGAGGTCAACTCCATCATCATGCGCCTGTCGTACGGCGAGACGTCGGTGCTGTTCACCGGTGATGCGCTGGCGCAGACGGAGGAGTACCTGCTCGCGCGCGAGGTGCCGGTGCAGTCCACGCTGCTCAAGGTGGGGGCGCACGGGCTCGACACCGCCACCACGGCGCCGTTCCTCACGCGCGTGGGGGCTCGCGCCGCCGTCATCTCCGTGGGCGCGGGCAATGCGTTCAAGGCGCCGGCGCCCGCCACGTTGGAGCGCCTCAAGGCCGCGCACCTGGAGGTGTTCCGCACCGATGAGCACGGCGAGGTGCAGGTGGTCAGCGACGGCAAGTCGTTGGTCATCTCTCCGCAGCGGCTCAAGCAGGGCACGCCCAGCGACATGCGCTACACGCTGGTGGGCCAGGGTCCCACGCCGCTCCCGGACTTCTGGGCTGGAAAGCCCCTGGTCGAGAAGAAGCCCGTCGTCGAGGAGGCCCCCGTCGAGCCGGTGAAGGCGACCGAGACTCCGGCGGATCCGCCCAAGGCCGAGCGCAACAACAAGAAGTACAAGGGGCCGTACCACGCGAGCCGCAAGCGCAGGCTGTTCCACATCCCCGACTGCGACGGCGCGAGGAAGATCCACGACGAGAACCTCATCGTCTACAAGACGCGCGAGGAGGCCGCTCGCGAGAGGGAGCCCGCGAGGGACTGCAACCCGTGA
- a CDS encoding DUF3006 domain-containing protein — translation MKKKTTQSRATLDRIEDEVAVLVVDGREVTRPLASLPEGAREGDVIHLDTMTVDSAATEALREEVRAARERAKKGKTPPPGDFDL, via the coding sequence GTGAAGAAGAAAACCACCCAGTCGCGGGCCACGCTGGACCGCATCGAAGATGAAGTCGCCGTACTCGTCGTGGACGGGCGCGAGGTGACCAGACCCCTCGCCTCGCTCCCCGAAGGCGCGCGTGAAGGCGACGTCATCCACCTGGACACGATGACGGTGGACTCGGCGGCCACCGAGGCGCTGCGCGAGGAGGTCCGCGCGGCCCGTGAGCGGGCGAAGAAGGGCAAGACGCCGCCACCGGGCGACTTCGACCTCTGA
- a CDS encoding AgmX/PglI C-terminal domain-containing protein, with protein MNFTCDNCQKRYSIADEKVRGKTVKVRCKNCQNVITVEGPAEEESTRVVSLADVERLRAQERSLADPSVSVPAPVASAPPVAKAPPAALQTPWDDEPTRAAPLRATGSPWFVMVKNKQEGPLDEGALRELIATGTISGRSFFWQQGMADWKRGADVPELAGLFVPPPAPEPPPPPPPPPVAEPPARAAAKPAPARREPEPQHPVFSEPEPQFPQEPEPQAFQQPEPEEPQSARQWVPEEDPDTTYFGEPDPRNQPQPSGRRGAAPAATAAPLNELFSDLDLPEKGGEQDEAQGGNPYDDSQGDEGGEETQAPAKRDPRENTRQVAKKAGVTRRNSPMKYVAVVLLVLLLPLVVAYVLSEALGVMPLRVTTVDAQGQAVEQSVFTGAGVGALRDKLLGNTPPPVAPVPKAPPQGAPVPTEPKAAEPKAAEPTPGAEGAAAAPTQEQVQAVYNDAEKKDVAPEVREGAEVAAADSEDVGGPSDEEVERVVEQAQTSFRDCVEQELKRNPSYKGGKATLTATVGTSGAVKEAKFDRKELNGNANAVGSCIRERARRMTFSSFSGEDIELEIPLVLSGR; from the coding sequence TTGAACTTCACCTGCGACAATTGCCAGAAGCGGTACTCCATTGCGGACGAAAAAGTCCGCGGCAAGACGGTCAAGGTCCGTTGCAAGAACTGCCAGAACGTCATCACCGTCGAAGGACCCGCCGAAGAAGAGAGCACCCGCGTGGTGTCGCTCGCGGACGTGGAGCGGCTCAGGGCGCAAGAGCGCTCCCTGGCCGACCCGTCCGTCAGCGTCCCCGCGCCAGTGGCCTCCGCGCCACCCGTGGCCAAGGCGCCGCCCGCGGCGCTCCAGACGCCCTGGGACGATGAGCCCACGAGGGCCGCGCCGCTGCGCGCCACGGGTTCGCCCTGGTTCGTGATGGTGAAGAACAAGCAGGAGGGCCCGCTGGACGAGGGCGCGCTGCGCGAGCTCATCGCCACGGGCACCATCAGCGGCCGGAGCTTCTTCTGGCAGCAGGGCATGGCGGACTGGAAGCGCGGCGCGGACGTGCCGGAGCTCGCCGGTCTGTTCGTTCCCCCGCCGGCGCCGGAGCCTCCTCCGCCGCCCCCGCCGCCTCCCGTGGCGGAGCCGCCCGCGCGTGCCGCCGCGAAGCCCGCGCCCGCTCGCCGCGAGCCGGAGCCCCAGCATCCGGTCTTCTCCGAGCCGGAGCCCCAGTTCCCGCAGGAGCCGGAGCCGCAGGCCTTCCAGCAGCCCGAGCCGGAGGAGCCGCAGTCGGCGCGTCAGTGGGTGCCGGAGGAGGATCCGGACACGACGTACTTCGGTGAGCCGGACCCCCGGAACCAGCCGCAGCCCTCGGGTCGTCGGGGCGCCGCGCCGGCCGCGACCGCCGCGCCGCTCAACGAGCTGTTCTCCGACCTGGACCTCCCCGAGAAGGGTGGGGAGCAGGACGAGGCTCAGGGCGGCAATCCGTACGACGACTCGCAGGGCGACGAAGGGGGCGAGGAGACCCAGGCGCCCGCGAAGCGTGATCCTCGCGAGAACACGCGCCAGGTGGCCAAGAAGGCGGGCGTGACGCGGCGCAACTCGCCGATGAAGTACGTCGCCGTCGTGCTGCTGGTCCTCCTGCTGCCGCTGGTCGTGGCCTACGTGTTGTCGGAGGCGCTCGGGGTGATGCCCCTGCGGGTCACCACGGTGGATGCGCAGGGGCAGGCGGTGGAGCAGTCCGTCTTCACCGGCGCGGGCGTGGGAGCGTTGCGCGACAAGCTGTTGGGCAACACGCCTCCGCCGGTCGCGCCGGTTCCGAAGGCGCCGCCTCAGGGGGCGCCCGTGCCCACCGAGCCCAAGGCCGCGGAGCCGAAGGCCGCCGAGCCCACGCCGGGCGCGGAAGGGGCGGCGGCGGCTCCGACGCAGGAGCAGGTGCAGGCCGTCTACAACGACGCGGAGAAGAAGGACGTCGCCCCGGAGGTTCGCGAGGGCGCGGAGGTCGCCGCGGCGGATTCGGAGGACGTCGGTGGTCCTTCGGACGAAGAGGTGGAGCGCGTGGTGGAGCAGGCGCAGACCTCGTTCCGTGACTGCGTGGAGCAGGAGCTCAAGCGCAACCCGTCCTACAAGGGCGGCAAGGCGACGCTCACGGCGACGGTGGGCACCTCCGGCGCGGTGAAGGAGGCGAAGTTCGACCGCAAGGAGCTCAACGGCAACGCGAACGCGGTGGGCTCGTGCATCCGTGAGCGCGCCCGGCGCATGACGTTCTCCAGCTTCTCCGGCGAGGACATCGAGCTGGAGATTCCGCTGGTCCTCTCCGGTCGGTAG
- a CDS encoding FYDLN acid domain-containing protein, with protein MPAKDLGSKFVCFKCQTKFYDMKKPDPLCPKCGADQRESPALKPQPEGRRGRLAAAPKVIEPEPEEPAAASEEEEEDLDSFDDDESAAAETDDDDA; from the coding sequence ATGCCGGCGAAGGACCTCGGTTCAAAGTTCGTTTGCTTCAAGTGTCAGACGAAGTTCTACGACATGAAGAAGCCTGACCCGCTGTGCCCGAAGTGCGGCGCGGACCAACGGGAAAGCCCCGCACTGAAGCCTCAGCCCGAGGGACGCCGTGGCCGCCTGGCCGCCGCGCCCAAGGTCATCGAGCCCGAGCCCGAGGAGCCAGCAGCCGCGAGCGAGGAAGAAGAGGAGGATCTCGACTCGTTCGACGACGACGAGAGCGCGGCCGCCGAAACCGACGACGACGACGCCTGA
- a CDS encoding collagen-binding protein has protein sequence MLRATFLRSLPLFALAFACRESSAPPSVPAAPQAQAPTPARPAADVKWGVIEGRVRLTGTPPPPTSSPTSGTVVSVCGEQTEDRSLVVGSEGALAYTVVSLKSASALPAPAQPPAEPVLDQKKCVYDPPVLAARAGGQLTLRNSDPLVHNVRASSSTKRSFFNVAMPLEGMSTRKPLPEEPGVVPIHCDIHPWMRAVVRTFDHPYFATTSQDGRFRLEVPEGSHTLVFWHERLPQAEKTVNVRAGGSVQVEQDWAVTDLRQ, from the coding sequence GTGCTCCGTGCCACCTTTCTCCGCTCGCTGCCCCTGTTCGCGCTCGCCTTCGCCTGTCGCGAGTCCTCCGCGCCCCCATCCGTGCCCGCGGCCCCCCAGGCGCAGGCCCCCACGCCCGCGCGCCCCGCCGCCGACGTGAAATGGGGTGTCATCGAGGGGCGCGTCCGACTCACCGGCACCCCGCCGCCTCCCACCTCGTCCCCCACCAGCGGCACCGTGGTGTCCGTGTGCGGCGAGCAGACGGAGGACCGCTCCCTCGTCGTGGGGAGCGAGGGAGCGCTGGCCTACACGGTGGTGTCCTTGAAGTCGGCGAGCGCGTTGCCCGCACCGGCCCAGCCGCCCGCCGAGCCCGTGCTGGACCAGAAGAAGTGCGTCTATGATCCACCCGTCCTCGCCGCGCGCGCCGGGGGCCAGCTCACCCTGCGCAACTCGGATCCGCTCGTCCACAACGTGCGCGCGTCCTCCAGCACCAAGCGCTCCTTCTTCAACGTGGCCATGCCCCTGGAGGGGATGAGCACGCGCAAGCCACTGCCCGAGGAGCCCGGCGTCGTCCCCATCCACTGCGACATCCACCCGTGGATGCGGGCCGTGGTGCGGACGTTCGACCACCCGTACTTCGCCACCACCTCCCAGGACGGCCGCTTCCGGCTGGAAGTCCCGGAGGGCTCCCACACCCTCGTCTTCTGGCACGAGCGGCTGCCCCAGGCCGAGAAGACGGTGAATGTCCGCGCCGGCGGGAGCGTCCAGGTGGAGCAGGACTGGGCCGTCACGGACCTCCGGCAGTAA
- a CDS encoding zinc ribbon domain-containing protein → MREKLKALAELQNVDLEVASLRKAADIHPRQIAELERELGVARSAIEAERARVADMERQKTQVEQNITDEKDKVKKWEARLAEQRSTREYSALAREIDIAKKANLTMAEEQVELTKQLGQAREALKGKEAEFATKQQGLSARMGELRGKLGESEAQVKALEGRRAGVAESVDSTLLRRYEVVRKKKLPALVGVVAGTCQGCNMNVPPQLYNNLRTALGTDICPSCNRIIYAVEALQETPAAAK, encoded by the coding sequence TTGCGGGAGAAATTGAAGGCGCTGGCGGAGCTTCAGAATGTGGACCTGGAGGTCGCATCGCTCCGGAAGGCCGCGGACATCCACCCCCGTCAGATTGCCGAGTTGGAGCGGGAGCTGGGTGTGGCTCGCAGCGCCATCGAGGCCGAGCGCGCACGGGTCGCCGACATGGAGCGGCAGAAGACCCAGGTCGAGCAGAACATCACGGACGAGAAGGACAAGGTGAAGAAGTGGGAGGCGCGCCTGGCGGAACAGCGCTCCACCCGCGAGTACTCCGCCCTGGCCCGTGAAATCGACATCGCCAAGAAGGCCAATCTGACGATGGCCGAGGAGCAGGTGGAGCTGACGAAGCAGCTCGGCCAGGCTCGCGAGGCGCTCAAGGGCAAGGAGGCGGAGTTCGCCACGAAGCAGCAAGGCCTGTCCGCGAGGATGGGTGAGCTGCGCGGCAAGCTGGGCGAGTCCGAGGCGCAGGTGAAGGCGCTCGAGGGCCGTCGCGCGGGCGTGGCGGAGAGCGTGGACTCCACGCTGCTGCGGCGCTACGAGGTGGTGCGCAAGAAGAAGCTGCCCGCGCTGGTCGGCGTGGTGGCTGGCACCTGCCAGGGCTGCAACATGAACGTGCCCCCGCAGCTCTACAACAACCTGCGCACCGCGCTCGGCACGGACATCTGCCCGTCCTGCAACCGCATCATCTACGCGGTGGAAGCGCTCCAGGAAACGCCCGCGGCGGCGAAGTAG